In one Lolium rigidum isolate FL_2022 chromosome 3, APGP_CSIRO_Lrig_0.1, whole genome shotgun sequence genomic region, the following are encoded:
- the LOC124703650 gene encoding nucleolar protein 56-like: protein MALYLLFESASGYALFHAYGIDEIGQSVDAVRSSVLDLKRFSKAVKLAGFTPFSSAIDALNQCNAISEGIMTDELRNFLELNLPKVKEGKKAKFSVGVMEPKVGSHITEATGIPCQSNEYVQELLRAVRLHFDQFIDQLKPSDLEKAQLGLGHSYSRAKVKFNVNRVDNMVIQAIFLLDTLDKDVNSFSMRVREWYGWHFPELVKIVNDNYLYAKLAKFVTNKSDLSEKDIPALADLIGDEDKAKEIVEAAKASMGQDLSPVDLINVQQFAQRVMNLSEYRKNLYEYLVTKMNDIAPNLTSLIGEMVGARLISHAGSLSNLSKCPASTLQILGAEKALFRALKTRGNTPKYGLIFHSSFIGRASTKNKGRMARYLANKCSIASRIDCYSDVSSSIFGEKLREQVEERLEFYDKGVAPRKNLDVMKAAIEGMTNTASEEGEENGGTSAKKSKKKKSRAEADGDAMDLDKPANTSAAEAEPETEKKKKKKKHKLEEPQDQEMAATGDDQTPKKKKKKSRDASADDEPKTATEGKKKKKKSKTAGDD, encoded by the exons ATGGCGCTCTACCTGCTCTTCGAGTCCGCGTCGGGGTACGCGCTCTTCCACGCCTACGGCATCGACGAGATCGGGCAGAGCGTGGACGCCGTCCGCTCCTCGGTGCTGGACCTCAAGCGGTTCAGCAAGGCCGTCAAGCTCGCCGGCTTCACCCCCTTCTCCTCAGCCATCGACGCGCTCAACCAGTGCAACGCCATCTCCGAAG GGATCATGACCGACGAGCTGAGGAACTTCCTCGAGCTCAATCTGCCCAAGGTCAAGGAGGGCAAGAAGGCCAAGTTCAGCGTCGGCGTCATGGAGCCCAAGGTCGGCTCCCACATCACCGAGGCCACAGGAATCCCTTGCCAGTCCAACGAGTATGTGCAGGAACTGCTTCGCGCTGTGCGCCTGCACTTTGATCAGTTCATCGATCAACTCAAG CCTTCGGACCTGGAGAAGGCTCAGCTTGGCCTGGGGCATAGCTACAGCAGGGCAAAGGTCAAGTTCAATGTGAACCGTGTGGATAACATGGTCATTCAAGCGATCTTTCTATTGGATACACTTGATAAGGATGTCAATTCCTTCTCCATGAGAGTGAG GGAGTGGTATGGATGGCATTTTCCTGAGCTGGTCAAAATTGTAAATGATAACTACCTTTATGCTAAGCTTGCCAAGTTTGTAACAAACAAATCTGATTTGTCGGAAAAGGATATTCCAGCTTTAGCAGATCTGATTGGAGATGAGGACAAGGCAAAAGAAATCGTTGAAGCAGCAAAGGCATCTATGG GCCAGGATCTTTCACCTGTTGATTTGATCAATGTCCAACAGTTTGCTCAAAGAGTCATGAATCTATCTGAGTACCGTAAAAATCTCTATGAGTATCTGGTGACGAAAATGAATGATATTGCACCAAATCTGACCTCATTGATTGGTGAAATGGTTGGAGCTCGTTTAATCTCTCATGCTGGCAGTCTTTCAAATCTTTCAAAATGTCCTGCCTCCACTCTCCAGATACTAGGTGCTGAAAAGGCGCTGTTCAG AGCTCTTAAAACTCGTGGAAACACACCGAAGTATGGTCTCATATTCCACTCATCTTTTATTGGTCGTGCATCAACCAAGAACAAGGGAAGAATGGCCAGATACCTGGCAAACAAATGTTCAATTGCATCACGCATTGACTGCTATTCAG ATGTGAGTAGCTCCATTTTTGGTGAGAAGCTGCGCGAACAAGTTGAGGAGAGATTAGAATTTTATGACAAGGGTGTTGCACCACGTAAGAACCTTGATGTAATGAAAGCTGCAATTGAGGGTATGACCAACACAGCCTCGGAGGAAG GTGAAGAGAACGGTGGTACATCTGCTAAGAAGAGCAAGAAAAAGAAGTCTAGAGCTGAGGCTGATGGTGATGCCATGGATCTTGACAAGCCGGCAAACACCTCTGCAGCTGAAGCTGAGCCTGaaacagagaagaagaaaaagaaaaagaagcacAAGCTAGAGGAGCCCCAGGATCAGGAAATGGCAGCCACTGGCGATGACCAGactcccaagaagaagaagaagaagagccgtGATGCTTCAGCGGATGACGAGCCTAAAACAGCCActgaagggaagaagaagaaaaagaagtccAAAACAGCGGGAGATGATTAG
- the LOC124703649 gene encoding F-box/LRR-repeat protein 12-like, with product MKREAMDNSEESYISCLSDDCLLSIVSKLESESDRNAFGLTCKNWFKVRNVARKSVVFHFSYNPKVYKEHAQCLAKILARSPYLKLISLAGLTELPDSALYEVGSSGTSLMSLSLYCCSGITDDGLAQVSFRCPNLVIVELYRCINITDVGLESLSQGCHALKSLNIGYCTAISDRGISSIFRNCRNISALIISYCRGVSGVGFRGCPSALSYLEAESCMLSPEGMLDIVSGGGLEYLNLYNLKSSAGLDSLGRVSSLTKLRFLNLRMCRYLTDDSVVAIASSCPLIEEWSLAVCHGVHLPGWSAIGLYSNKLKILHVNRCRNLCDQGLQALKDGCMRLEVLHINGCGKITNTGLALFSIARPSVKRVMDEAMSIGPPIEDLFRL from the coding sequence ATGAAACGAGAGGCAATGGATAACAGCGAAGAGAGCTATATCAGTTGCCTTTCCGATGATTGCTTGCTTTCTATAGTTAGCAAGCTTGAAAGTGAATCAGACAGGAATGCTTTTGGGTTAACTTGCAAGAATTGGTTCAAGGTTCGAAATGTTGCTCGGAAATCAGTGGTATTTCATTTTTCGTATAATCCTAAAGTATATAAGGAGCATGCCCAATGCCTTGCAAAGATATTGGCTCGTTCTCCGTATCTTAAGTTGATATCCCTTGCAGGGCTCACTGAGCTACCTGATTCAGCTTTGTACGAAGTTGGATCTTCTGGAACATCTTTGATGTCCCTCTCACTGTACTGCTGTTCTGGTATAACTGATGATGGTCTAGCACAAGTGTCATTCAGATGTCCTAATTTGGTTATAGTTGAACTTTACCGCTGCATTAATATCACAGATGTTGGTTTGGAAAGTCTTTCCCAGGGCTGTCATGCTTTGAAGAGTCTTAACATTGGTTACTGCACGGCCATATCAGATCGAGGGATTAGTTCAATCTTTAGGAATTGCCGGAACATTTCTGCATTAATCATATCGTATTGCAGAGGTGTATCTGGAGTTGGATTTAGAGGTTGCCCAAGTGCACTCTCTTACCTAGAAGCTGAGTCTTGCATGCTTTCTCCAGAGGGAATGCTTGATATAGTGAGTGGTGGTGGACTCGAGTACCTAAATTTGTACAATCTAAAAAGTTCAGCTGGGCTGGATAGCTTAGGTAGAGTGAGCTCTCTGACCAAGCTCAGGTTTCTGAATCTGAGGATGTGCCGCTATCTTACTGATGATTCTGTGGTGGCAATAGCGAGCTCGTGTCCATTGATTGAGGAGTGGAGCCTCGCTGTCTGTCATGGCGTCCACTTACCTGGTTGGTCAGCAATTGGATTGTACAGCAACAAGCTAAAAATTCTTCATGTGAACCGCTGCCGCAATTTATGTGACCAAGGATTGCAGGCTCTGAAGGACGGATGCATGCGCCTTGAGGTCCTGCATATAAATGGCTGTGGCAAGATTACTAATACTGGCCTGGCACTATTTAGCATTGCTAGGCCCAGTGTGAAGCGAGTGATGGATGAAGCTATGTCCATTGGACCCCCTATTGAGGATTTATTCCGATTGTAG